Proteins encoded by one window of Ignavibacteriales bacterium:
- a CDS encoding TonB family protein, protein MTYFSVRNNSYAASVGFHILLVILFYFIKLSIEYSPREYLELGFGGFGSGNPSGGKGTELGPIQESTTAEKTKNINQEVKEVVLAKSKNTEDENVITQPDKNKEKDKSENISEKNSETNKPSKTSSKAIGAGGEGPAGFGYDIDFGGKGIRKIYSFMLPKYPEGVSKEIDVKLKFTILPDGTVGNIIPLIKSDSRLENTAINSLRQWRFEPLPASKKQFDQTAVIVFPYRLK, encoded by the coding sequence ATGACGTACTTTAGTGTTAGAAATAATTCATACGCAGCTTCAGTTGGATTCCATATTCTTTTGGTAATACTTTTCTATTTTATAAAATTATCAATTGAATATTCGCCAAGAGAATATTTGGAATTAGGTTTTGGAGGTTTCGGATCTGGTAATCCATCCGGGGGAAAGGGGACAGAACTGGGTCCAATTCAAGAATCAACAACGGCGGAAAAAACCAAGAATATTAATCAGGAAGTGAAAGAAGTTGTTCTGGCAAAATCAAAAAACACTGAAGATGAAAATGTTATTACGCAACCAGATAAAAATAAAGAGAAGGATAAATCAGAAAATATATCTGAAAAAAATAGTGAAACAAATAAACCATCGAAGACTTCAAGTAAGGCAATTGGGGCGGGGGGTGAAGGTCCAGCAGGTTTTGGATATGATATTGATTTTGGAGGAAAGGGAATTAGAAAGATCTATAGTTTCATGTTACCAAAATATCCAGAAGGTGTTTCCAAAGAAATTGATGTTAAGTTAAAGTTTACAATTTTACCGGATGGAACGGTAGGAAATATAATACCATTAATTAAATCAGACAGCAGACTTGAAAACACAGCAATCAATTCTTTGAGACAGTGGAGATTTGAACCTTTACCCGCTAGTAAGAAACAATTCGACCAAACTGCGGTTATTGTATTTCCGTATCGCTTAAAGTAG
- a CDS encoding TonB-dependent receptor, whose translation MMKYLISILLVIVSFISFAQQKGKLEGKIIDERTNEVLPGVNVVLKGTYYGAVSDVNGKFQINNVSEGTFNVEVSFIGYKTTQFTGIKIEANKTKMLDVKLSETALTMDKDVIIIGEKPLVDVEETQSKKVISRDDIEMAPVENVNDIISMQSGVVKSDNAIHIRGGRSYENAFLLDGVSVQDPLSGTGFGLQLSANSIEEIEVITGGFNAEFGQATSGIVNVKTREGGDNFRGYVSYKRDNFGNKSSDHVFNYEVLEANLSGPEPITRFVLPALGLQIPGELSFFTSFYVGLSDGITQGYYKTTADRIVSSIFNGSRFSPRQENSWFGLGKLTYKISPTMKLIYSFNQSVDINQNSQSLQSNLEYIEPSPGYQYEFQNILDNANVYTHNNIYHTITWTHTLNQKTFYELKLGKYFTHLRSDANGKNFNEYAEPKDITNFPIEYYNQNRDTIGVIPGDGFWDVGNPYTWHDHHYDEVSFRGDLTSFFDEKNKFKAGFSLSITEMQLLDIYKPWIGTLGLNNDYYKVYPATGSFYAQDNINFSGMILNFGLRMDYWFPGKYVDDAVDNPDVITIPDQIRKEYKDNSYGWFGNRRFKARLSPRLGISHPISDNQVLFFSYGHFSKWPKPQFVYAKLNPTSAKSSFQKFGNPNLNPETTVAYELGLKTQFSENDVLTITAYYKDIFDYISTRSAKITSARFATQSFVTYTNQDYARSRGLELEYRKRVGKWFNGVASFSYAIITGKSSSADESALVIRGDLDESIKEEYTPWDKPFTGSLSTSFYVEKGEPVFGIGSGILDDYNIYLRFFYQSGKRYTASYFTGTYGSDGRPEYDTDRKNRYALIGDDWYWLDVNFEKYFSLAGVKFSVFLEVNNLLDTKNSAIINPVTGKAYEFGDPVPNSWNDPMYPDLQAPISAYPYNPARYLTKRNVKIGMSVRF comes from the coding sequence ATGATGAAATATTTAATTTCCATATTGCTTGTAATTGTTTCTTTCATTTCTTTTGCGCAGCAAAAAGGAAAACTTGAAGGAAAAATAATTGATGAACGAACCAATGAAGTATTGCCTGGTGTTAACGTTGTTTTGAAAGGAACTTATTACGGTGCTGTAAGCGATGTAAATGGAAAATTCCAAATCAATAATGTTTCGGAAGGTACTTTTAACGTAGAGGTTTCTTTTATTGGCTACAAAACAACACAGTTTACTGGAATTAAAATAGAAGCTAATAAAACTAAAATGCTGGATGTTAAGTTATCTGAAACTGCTCTAACGATGGATAAAGATGTAATTATCATTGGGGAAAAACCGTTAGTTGATGTTGAAGAAACTCAAAGTAAAAAAGTAATTTCCAGGGATGATATTGAGATGGCGCCGGTTGAAAATGTGAACGATATTATTTCCATGCAATCAGGTGTTGTAAAATCGGATAATGCAATACATATCCGCGGTGGCAGGAGTTATGAAAATGCTTTCCTGCTTGATGGTGTTTCCGTTCAGGATCCGCTTTCGGGAACAGGATTCGGTTTGCAGTTAAGTGCAAACTCAATTGAAGAGATTGAAGTTATTACTGGTGGATTTAATGCTGAGTTTGGTCAGGCAACTTCTGGAATTGTAAATGTAAAAACCAGAGAAGGTGGTGATAATTTCCGCGGTTATGTTTCTTATAAACGCGATAATTTTGGGAATAAATCATCTGATCATGTTTTTAATTATGAAGTACTTGAAGCTAACTTGAGCGGACCTGAGCCAATTACTCGTTTTGTTTTACCTGCACTCGGATTACAAATTCCTGGTGAACTTTCTTTTTTCACAAGTTTTTATGTTGGACTTAGCGATGGGATTACCCAAGGTTACTATAAAACAACAGCTGATAGAATAGTTTCATCAATTTTTAATGGATCGAGATTTTCACCGCGGCAAGAAAATAGCTGGTTTGGTCTTGGCAAACTTACTTACAAAATTTCGCCTACAATGAAATTAATTTATTCTTTCAATCAGTCAGTGGATATAAATCAAAATTCCCAATCACTTCAATCAAATCTTGAATACATAGAACCAAGTCCTGGTTATCAATATGAATTTCAGAATATCCTGGATAACGCAAACGTTTACACTCATAATAATATTTATCATACAATCACTTGGACGCACACACTTAACCAGAAAACCTTCTATGAATTGAAGCTCGGAAAATATTTTACGCATTTACGCTCTGATGCAAATGGAAAGAATTTTAATGAGTATGCTGAACCTAAAGATATTACCAATTTCCCGATAGAGTATTATAATCAGAATCGGGATACAATTGGAGTTATACCTGGTGATGGTTTTTGGGATGTTGGAAATCCTTATACCTGGCACGACCATCATTATGATGAAGTATCATTTAGAGGTGATCTGACAAGCTTTTTCGATGAAAAAAATAAATTTAAAGCTGGATTCAGTTTATCTATTACAGAAATGCAGTTGCTTGATATTTATAAACCCTGGATCGGAACGCTTGGATTGAATAATGATTATTACAAAGTTTATCCTGCTACTGGTTCTTTTTATGCACAGGATAATATCAACTTTAGTGGTATGATTTTGAATTTCGGTTTGCGAATGGATTATTGGTTCCCCGGTAAGTATGTTGATGATGCAGTTGATAACCCGGATGTAATTACAATACCGGATCAGATACGCAAAGAGTATAAAGATAATTCTTATGGGTGGTTTGGAAATAGAAGATTTAAAGCAAGGTTGAGTCCACGACTTGGAATTTCACATCCCATTTCTGATAACCAAGTTTTATTCTTTTCATATGGACACTTTAGCAAGTGGCCTAAGCCGCAGTTCGTTTATGCAAAGTTGAATCCAACTTCCGCTAAATCATCTTTTCAAAAATTTGGCAATCCTAATTTGAATCCTGAAACAACAGTCGCTTACGAATTAGGATTAAAGACACAATTTTCTGAGAATGATGTTCTTACAATAACTGCATACTATAAAGATATTTTTGATTATATCTCAACTCGATCTGCAAAAATAACTTCTGCCCGTTTTGCAACACAAAGTTTTGTAACTTATACAAACCAGGATTATGCACGTTCGCGCGGCTTGGAATTGGAATACAGGAAAAGAGTTGGCAAATGGTTCAATGGTGTTGCTTCATTTTCATATGCAATTATCACAGGAAAAAGTTCATCTGCAGATGAAAGCGCGTTAGTTATCAGGGGCGATCTTGATGAATCAATAAAAGAAGAATACACTCCCTGGGATAAACCCTTTACTGGATCATTATCAACTTCATTTTATGTAGAAAAGGGTGAACCAGTTTTTGGAATCGGCAGTGGAATCCTTGACGATTATAATATTTATCTTAGATTTTTCTATCAATCGGGTAAACGATATACTGCTTCATATTTTACTGGTACCTATGGCAGTGACGGACGACCTGAATATGATACCGACAGGAAGAATAGATATGCTTTAATTGGTGATGACTGGTATTGGCTTGATGTGAATTTTGAAAAATACTTTTCACTTGCGGGTGTAAAGTTTTCGGTTTTTCTGGAAGTTAACAACTTGCTGGATACTAAAAACTCAGCTATAATAAATCCTGTTACCGGTAAAGCGTATGAGTTCGGCGATCCAGTTCCTAATTCCTGGAATGATCCTATGTATCCTGATTTGCAAGCACCTATTTCTGCATATCCTTATAACCCGGCACGTTATCTAACAAAAAGGAATGTAAAGATAGGAATGAGTGTAAGATTTTAA
- a CDS encoding SPOR domain-containing protein — protein sequence MTKQELTNVLAEKFNASGSDSKIAFNVFIQKIADLLKAEETIRIPEIGIFQLTQTDQNDLTNNDLTSTNPTYQLLCVPLTYKRGTRDVITFNIQRKKEKDLNSVDDVFSISIGKPLIPIAGARRKEHFIQSSYIMLHKTFEEKTDELLEKAIYLKDFKIDYSSLKIQKDLLDTSVQLDEDELEDDFKFELPIVPWDFGVDSGNESVMEQSDTFENENVVDNSKVITPSLESTPIFEFKKSEDDFPSELYADNENVEPGFKQTLNYIEEKEEIFDDEDVKLKKEFTIDYFKKSTLNTTTFDDNIETIKEERVNDLPKFDVGKPEYSESLEEEEKRSSKWFWVIISLVIIITTASLYYMFFIYPNRNDEKESAIIPKMKNDAPVIIKDSISSKDPSSQVKDTTKLVSKVDSAMAMIRNDGKEKHVKEFIYSDGNRFTIQASSWKTRSVAEKEVVKLRKAGYEAYLSIKNPGSSPWYCVRVGDFASLVETEQFYKKIK from the coding sequence ATGACAAAACAAGAATTGACAAATGTGCTTGCAGAAAAATTTAACGCTTCCGGAAGCGATAGCAAAATTGCATTTAATGTTTTCATCCAAAAAATTGCAGATTTACTAAAAGCTGAAGAAACGATTAGAATTCCGGAAATTGGAATTTTTCAATTGACTCAGACCGATCAAAATGATTTAACAAATAATGATTTAACAAGCACAAATCCAACCTATCAACTTCTCTGTGTTCCGCTAACGTATAAAAGAGGAACCCGCGATGTAATAACTTTTAATATTCAAAGAAAAAAAGAAAAAGACTTAAATTCAGTTGATGATGTTTTCAGCATCAGTATTGGCAAACCGCTTATCCCTATTGCCGGAGCACGGAGGAAAGAACATTTCATTCAATCATCTTATATAATGCTTCATAAAACTTTCGAAGAAAAAACGGATGAATTGTTAGAAAAAGCTATCTATCTAAAAGATTTTAAAATCGATTACTCTTCATTAAAAATTCAGAAAGATTTACTTGATACTTCGGTGCAATTGGACGAAGATGAGCTTGAGGATGATTTTAAATTTGAATTACCAATTGTGCCCTGGGACTTTGGAGTAGATTCCGGAAATGAATCTGTTATGGAACAATCAGATACTTTTGAAAACGAAAATGTAGTTGATAATTCAAAAGTTATAACTCCTTCATTGGAAAGCACTCCAATTTTTGAATTCAAAAAAAGTGAGGATGATTTTCCAAGTGAATTATATGCAGATAATGAAAATGTTGAACCTGGCTTTAAACAAACATTAAATTACATTGAGGAAAAGGAAGAAATATTTGACGATGAAGATGTAAAATTAAAAAAAGAATTCACTATCGATTACTTTAAGAAGAGTACACTTAATACAACAACATTCGATGACAATATTGAAACGATTAAGGAAGAACGGGTAAATGATTTACCTAAGTTTGATGTTGGCAAACCTGAATATTCTGAATCTCTTGAAGAAGAGGAAAAAAGATCATCTAAATGGTTTTGGGTGATAATTTCTTTAGTGATAATTATAACTACGGCAAGTTTGTATTATATGTTTTTTATTTATCCAAATAGAAATGATGAAAAAGAAAGCGCAATTATTCCAAAAATGAAAAATGATGCTCCAGTTATTATTAAGGATTCAATCTCATCAAAAGATCCATCAAGTCAAGTGAAAGACACAACAAAACTTGTTTCAAAAGTTGATTCAGCGATGGCAATGATTCGGAACGATGGAAAAGAAAAACACGTTAAAGAATTTATTTATTCTGATGGAAATAGGTTTACAATTCAAGCATCATCCTGGAAGACTCGTTCTGTTGCAGAAAAGGAAGTAGTGAAATTAAGAAAAGCTGGATATGAAGCGTATCTTTCCATTAAAAATCCTGGTTCATCTCCGTGGTATTGTGTAAGAGTTGGTGACTTTGCTTCTCTTGTAGAAACGGAACAGTTCTATAAAAAAATTAAATAG
- a CDS encoding DUF2085 domain-containing protein, with the protein MTFKHKFRSNISIKLFFFFLISIWCIGFILPIYYPQLYPALNLIYRNVCHQNSAKTIFVGKTHLLVCSRCTGIYLGSMISLFLLLFVSNFKLQTKFFFLASVPIILDVFSYSVGIYNYSLTIAFITGFVFGSAGIIYIWSGIEKLLTELNTRDNIE; encoded by the coding sequence ATGACATTTAAACACAAATTCAGATCAAATATATCAATCAAATTATTTTTTTTCTTTTTAATTTCAATTTGGTGCATCGGATTTATACTTCCAATTTATTATCCTCAGCTTTACCCTGCGCTTAATTTAATTTATAGAAATGTTTGTCATCAGAATTCAGCAAAAACTATTTTCGTTGGAAAAACTCATTTGCTGGTTTGTTCACGTTGCACCGGCATTTATTTGGGTTCAATGATTTCATTATTTCTGCTTTTATTTGTTTCAAATTTTAAATTGCAGACAAAATTTTTCTTTTTGGCTTCGGTACCAATTATTCTTGATGTTTTTTCTTATTCAGTTGGCATTTATAATTATTCTTTAACAATTGCTTTTATTACTGGATTTGTTTTCGGTTCTGCAGGAATTATTTATATTTGGAGCGGCATTGAAAAATTATTAACAGAATTAAACACAAGAGACAACATTGAATAA
- a CDS encoding T9SS type A sorting domain-containing protein — protein sequence MKLRLLFLFIILLALSTFAQTEYPLVTIHDIQFVPDSLLNVPPHFYNSPLQGDTVRVRGVVIVRPVVDPTLDRRRVIAAGARWSIYIQDASGEPWGGLNVLQMDTSTALQGTFFDLVDTAQVVEFTGKVNQYNQSTQFELVTAPVIPVNIIDQLPKRPEPILLNISDCVENGLMKYDATKYEEMYVQFKNVTTSDRSTGSITFVLNDGNGNRVFVYDQSGFFTSRVHKLRDFNPPTDGTVLEYIRGIMTIRADGFYLVPVYPDDMKISVYPPSIATLKRNIDVIAPDQPVDISAVVKDPDGWVKEAYVFYKVNGGAYDSVAMSKMTDSTLLKGTIPGVKDSSLVSFFVKAYDNTGNWSMNPTDTVKGNYFYLVLNRSLNIQDVQYSPFGSGYGGFNNYHVTVSGVVTADTSDINGDGGSAGARVYIQNGNGPWSGIWLFDADKTPNLRRGDNITVSGLVTENNSNTRIDSISQIVVNSTNDKIPEPVEVSTADIAAKANGVLSAEKWEGVLIKYKNIEVTDDNADGNSGPNVTGNYNYGEVLVADSSKINTRVELQDGNHYYHNLWDAALAQTESVQLLLTDKFASMTGVLWQSFSNYKLVPRKNDDFTGYVPSAVDNNSNKEMSYLLAQNYPNPFNPSTTISYSIPQAGFVRITIFNMLGQEVKSLVNSYQNAGSYKVMFSANDLTTGMYLYKIQAGSFNLVKKMMLIK from the coding sequence ATGAAACTACGATTACTATTTTTATTTATCATACTATTGGCTCTCAGTACTTTTGCCCAAACTGAGTATCCTTTAGTTACAATTCACGATATTCAATTCGTTCCCGATTCACTTCTCAATGTCCCTCCGCATTTTTACAATTCACCATTACAAGGTGATACAGTAAGAGTTAGAGGCGTTGTGATAGTTAGACCGGTTGTAGATCCTACCCTTGACCGGAGAAGAGTTATTGCGGCTGGTGCCCGATGGTCGATTTATATTCAGGATGCTTCAGGCGAACCCTGGGGTGGTTTGAATGTTTTGCAAATGGATACTTCCACAGCATTACAGGGTACATTTTTCGATCTTGTTGATACAGCACAGGTTGTTGAGTTTACCGGAAAAGTAAATCAGTACAATCAAAGCACGCAGTTTGAACTTGTTACTGCACCAGTAATACCGGTTAATATTATTGATCAGTTACCAAAACGACCTGAACCAATTTTATTAAATATTTCGGATTGTGTTGAAAATGGCTTAATGAAATATGATGCTACAAAATATGAAGAAATGTATGTTCAATTTAAAAATGTTACTACATCAGATAGAAGTACCGGAAGTATTACTTTTGTATTAAATGATGGCAATGGGAATAGAGTTTTTGTTTATGATCAGTCAGGCTTTTTCACTTCCAGAGTGCACAAATTAAGAGATTTTAATCCCCCAACTGATGGTACTGTTTTAGAATACATCAGAGGAATTATGACGATTAGAGCGGATGGTTTCTATTTGGTGCCAGTTTATCCTGATGATATGAAAATATCAGTTTACCCACCGTCTATTGCAACGTTGAAACGAAATATTGATGTTATTGCACCTGATCAACCAGTTGATATTTCAGCAGTAGTAAAAGATCCTGATGGTTGGGTTAAAGAAGCATATGTATTTTACAAAGTAAATGGCGGTGCGTATGATAGTGTGGCAATGTCTAAAATGACAGATTCTACATTATTAAAAGGAACAATTCCTGGTGTGAAAGATTCCTCACTTGTAAGTTTCTTTGTTAAAGCATATGACAATACAGGTAATTGGTCTATGAATCCAACTGACACTGTTAAAGGAAATTATTTTTACTTGGTGTTGAACAGATCATTGAATATTCAGGACGTTCAATATAGTCCGTTTGGAAGTGGATATGGTGGATTCAATAATTATCATGTTACAGTAAGCGGAGTTGTTACAGCTGATACTTCTGACATAAATGGTGATGGTGGTTCAGCAGGTGCAAGAGTTTATATTCAAAATGGAAATGGACCGTGGAGTGGAATTTGGCTTTTTGATGCAGATAAAACACCTAATTTAAGAAGAGGTGATAACATAACGGTATCTGGTTTGGTTACTGAAAATAACAGTAACACCAGGATCGATTCAATCAGCCAAATAGTTGTAAATTCAACAAACGATAAAATTCCTGAACCTGTTGAAGTTTCAACTGCGGACATTGCTGCCAAAGCAAATGGGGTACTTAGCGCAGAAAAATGGGAAGGTGTTTTAATCAAGTATAAAAATATTGAAGTAACAGATGATAATGCTGATGGTAATTCTGGACCAAACGTTACTGGTAATTATAACTATGGCGAAGTATTAGTTGCAGATAGTTCCAAAATTAATACGCGGGTTGAATTACAGGATGGTAATCATTATTACCATAATTTATGGGATGCTGCATTAGCTCAAACAGAAAGCGTTCAACTTCTTTTAACCGATAAATTTGCAAGTATGACTGGTGTTCTATGGCAATCATTCAGTAATTACAAACTTGTTCCAAGAAAGAATGATGACTTTACCGGCTACGTTCCAAGTGCTGTCGATAATAATTCAAATAAAGAAATGAGCTATTTGCTGGCGCAGAATTATCCAAATCCTTTCAATCCATCAACTACTATTTCTTATTCAATTCCACAAGCTGGATTTGTAAGGATTACAATATTTAACATGCTTGGTCAGGAAGTTAAATCTTTGGTTAACTCATACCAGAATGCCGGCAGTTATAAAGTAATGTTTAGCGCTAATGATTTAACAACCGGAATGTATTTATACAAAATTCAGGCTGGATCGTTTAACTTGGTTAAAAAAATGATGTTGATTAAATAA
- a CDS encoding MotA/TolQ/ExbB proton channel family protein → MNLIDMFLKGGLIMWPILLSSIIGLAIIIDRYIVIRRAKMNIPAFMVKIRGMLKKKDVDGAVQLCLEEKTPVANMIRKGLRKYKFGHERVREAIENAGRQEIPKLEKGLTILATVAGVAPMLGFLGTVTGMVSAFMTLQELQGAATPADLAGGIWEALITTVYGLIVGIIALIFYNNYLSNINKLVAQMEFVSADVVDVIEESTMQINRNDEEIELDLEG, encoded by the coding sequence ATGAATTTAATTGACATGTTCTTAAAAGGTGGTTTGATAATGTGGCCAATACTTCTTAGTTCAATTATTGGTTTGGCAATAATTATTGATCGATATATAGTTATAAGAAGAGCAAAGATGAACATACCAGCATTCATGGTTAAAATAAGAGGAATGCTAAAAAAGAAAGATGTTGATGGTGCTGTTCAACTATGTTTGGAAGAAAAAACTCCCGTTGCTAATATGATCCGCAAGGGTTTACGCAAATACAAATTTGGGCATGAGCGCGTTAGAGAAGCGATTGAAAATGCTGGAAGACAGGAAATTCCAAAACTGGAAAAAGGTTTAACAATTCTTGCAACTGTTGCTGGTGTAGCACCAATGTTAGGATTTTTAGGTACAGTTACTGGAATGGTTTCTGCCTTTATGACTTTGCAGGAACTTCAGGGAGCAGCTACACCTGCTGATCTTGCCGGTGGCATTTGGGAAGCATTAATAACTACTGTCTATGGATTAATTGTAGGAATTATTGCGTTAATCTTTTACAATAACTATCTAAGCAATATTAATAAATTAGTAGCACAGATGGAATTTGTATCTGCGGATGTTGTGGATGTTATTGAAGAATCAACAATGCAAATAAACAGAAATGATGAAGAAATTGAACTTGACCTTGAGGGTTAA
- a CDS encoding PorV/PorQ family protein, which yields MKKIFLVLFIILFVAESKAQLFPTLGGQRAGISTAQFLKIGVGGRASAMGDAFIAVANDASALYWNPAGLVQSNKDEVIFSHNEWLIDVKHEFVGAVYHLSSNDAVGVSLTSLHMKDMKVTTEFMPFGTGEFFSFGDIALALTYSRKMTEQFSFGGTVRYIEETLDKLKMRGVMIDLGTLYWTGLGTTRFAVAVTNFGNNLAPDGEVVLVGKRKKSDWQSFSPPTMFRIGFAFEPYKSDDHEVTTSIQLNHPNDNSENVSFGTEYKFRNSFFLRGGYKFNVEEQNYSFGAGVKIPLSIAEVNFDYAYANFTKLGSAHRFSIILGL from the coding sequence ATGAAAAAAATATTTTTAGTTTTATTTATCATTTTATTTGTAGCTGAATCAAAAGCTCAATTGTTCCCGACGCTTGGTGGTCAGCGTGCAGGAATTTCCACAGCACAATTTTTAAAGATTGGTGTAGGAGGACGAGCTTCAGCAATGGGTGATGCGTTTATTGCTGTCGCTAATGATGCATCTGCTTTATACTGGAATCCTGCCGGATTAGTACAATCTAATAAAGATGAAGTGATCTTTTCTCACAACGAATGGTTGATAGATGTTAAACATGAGTTTGTAGGTGCAGTTTATCATTTATCTTCTAATGATGCGGTTGGAGTTTCACTAACTTCGCTACATATGAAAGACATGAAAGTTACAACGGAATTTATGCCTTTTGGTACCGGTGAGTTTTTTAGTTTTGGAGATATTGCTTTAGCACTTACATATTCCAGAAAAATGACTGAACAATTTAGTTTTGGTGGAACGGTAAGATATATTGAGGAAACACTTGATAAATTAAAAATGCGCGGAGTTATGATTGATTTAGGTACCCTTTATTGGACTGGTTTAGGTACAACTCGATTTGCAGTTGCAGTTACAAACTTTGGAAACAATCTTGCTCCTGATGGAGAAGTAGTGCTTGTAGGAAAAAGAAAAAAATCGGATTGGCAGTCATTCTCTCCTCCAACTATGTTTAGAATTGGTTTTGCTTTTGAACCTTATAAGTCAGATGATCATGAGGTTACCACATCAATTCAGCTCAATCATCCTAATGATAATAGTGAAAACGTTTCTTTTGGAACAGAATATAAATTTAGGAATTCCTTTTTCCTCAGAGGCGGATATAAATTTAATGTGGAAGAACAAAATTATTCGTTTGGCGCTGGAGTAAAAATTCCTTTAAGTATTGCAGAGGTTAATTTCGATTACGCTTATGCTAATTTTACAAAACTTGGCTCTGCACACAGGTTTTCAATTATTCTGGGATTATAA
- the rpmB gene encoding 50S ribosomal protein L28: MSRVCEICGKGPITGHNISHAHNKTKTRWLPNLQKVNAVVDGRKQKLKVCTSCLKGNKVIKAVS; encoded by the coding sequence ATGTCTCGTGTTTGTGAAATTTGTGGTAAAGGACCAATAACAGGGCATAACATAAGTCACGCGCATAATAAAACCAAGACAAGGTGGTTGCCGAACTTACAAAAAGTTAATGCTGTTGTTGATGGAAGAAAACAAAAATTGAAAGTTTGTACAAGTTGCCTTAAAGGCAATAAAGTAATAAAAGCAGTTTCATAA
- a CDS encoding NHL repeat-containing protein → MAKIISFLLTTSFIFAQGFIYKGEIGKFTDASSFSYSQSGFFYIADKNTNEIFKIDTLGNTIKYIGGYGWKESAFDEPVYIFSTTLNVYVTDKNNHRIQIFDRDLNFISQLKKKNVDSKENIPDTEIFGYPLCCVLSTMGDFFVLDSENKRILKFDGLGNSLLQFGGYDAGKYSLSDPENMAISSDNKIFVLDSDNLIIFDQFGNGLAKIKLSENYTRININFDQMVLNNKTKILFSSIDEKGFELKNPVLIGYDLNDEIVDCLLVGKNLFLLTKNQIIVFKKEKG, encoded by the coding sequence ATGGCAAAAATCATTTCATTCCTACTTACCACAAGTTTTATATTTGCCCAGGGATTTATTTATAAAGGTGAGATTGGTAAATTTACTGATGCTTCTTCATTTTCCTACAGCCAATCCGGGTTCTTTTATATCGCTGATAAGAACACTAACGAAATTTTTAAAATTGATACATTAGGAAATACAATAAAATATATCGGTGGTTACGGTTGGAAAGAATCTGCTTTTGACGAACCGGTCTATATTTTTTCTACAACTCTAAATGTATATGTAACAGATAAAAACAATCATCGGATACAGATTTTTGATCGCGACTTGAACTTCATTTCCCAATTAAAGAAAAAAAATGTTGATTCTAAAGAAAACATTCCAGATACGGAAATTTTCGGTTATCCACTATGCTGTGTCCTTTCCACTATGGGAGATTTCTTTGTTCTTGACTCTGAAAACAAACGAATTTTAAAATTTGATGGTCTTGGAAATTCTCTTCTTCAATTTGGTGGATATGATGCTGGAAAATACTCGTTGTCAGATCCAGAAAACATGGCTATTAGTTCAGATAACAAAATATTCGTGTTGGATAGTGACAATTTGATAATATTCGATCAGTTTGGAAATGGATTAGCAAAAATAAAGCTTAGTGAAAATTATACCCGGATAAACATTAATTTCGATCAAATGGTATTAAATAACAAAACAAAAATTCTTTTCTCTTCCATAGATGAAAAAGGATTTGAGCTAAAAAATCCAGTGCTTATAGGATATGATTTAAATGATGAAATAGTCGATTGCTTATTGGTAGGCAAAAATTTGTTTTTGTTAACAAAAAATCAAATAATTGTATTTAAAAAAGAAAAAGGCTGA
- a CDS encoding biopolymer transporter ExbD, translated as MKFEVTNKPLAAFSHSSLTDIVMLLLIYFLLTSQFVMHSGVKVKLPGSKTIEQSAPSKMIATVTSDGRIFLGAEEVTLEALSSRLSLLKAQTKENNLILRADKTVQIELIIKIMDAAKGVGIEKFTIETEKEVQK; from the coding sequence ATGAAATTTGAAGTAACAAATAAACCGTTAGCAGCATTTAGTCATTCATCATTGACTGACATTGTAATGCTACTGCTAATTTATTTTCTTTTAACATCGCAGTTTGTTATGCACTCCGGAGTAAAAGTAAAATTGCCGGGCTCAAAAACAATTGAACAATCTGCACCATCTAAAATGATTGCAACGGTTACTTCTGATGGCAGAATATTTTTGGGTGCAGAGGAAGTAACCTTGGAAGCACTTTCTTCACGATTAAGTTTATTAAAAGCTCAAACTAAAGAGAATAATCTTATTCTTCGTGCAGATAAAACTGTTCAGATCGAGTTAATCATAAAAATTATGGATGCGGCAAAAGGTGTAGGGATAGAAAAATTCACTATTGAAACAGAAAAAGAAGTTCAGAAATGA